The Lacipirellula parvula genome window below encodes:
- a CDS encoding alpha/beta hydrolase family protein has translation MLRSVSCLAICALLTVVGARPANADDAAFGPVQTLTTADNVSFSILGKKPKKPAPTLFVFALDAQRTLNSGGYRQAANFLAQQGYVCVSLDLPCHGKQRRPGEAAEIKGWRQRADAGENFMDEFTAQASRVLDYLIEEQYADPARVAACGTSRGGFSACHFAIADPRVKCVATYIPVADLRSLREFQGANNAPLLASLSLIECADKLANRGVWISIGDRDERVSTDRAIELARALSAAANGPSRNIELHVSSTEGHSTPPDAPRASAVWIDGILAGK, from the coding sequence ATGCTGCGATCTGTTTCATGCCTTGCTATCTGCGCATTGCTGACCGTGGTAGGCGCTCGCCCCGCCAATGCTGATGACGCTGCGTTCGGCCCAGTGCAAACGCTGACGACCGCCGATAACGTCAGCTTCTCGATCCTCGGAAAGAAGCCGAAGAAACCCGCACCGACGCTCTTTGTCTTCGCGCTGGACGCGCAACGGACTTTGAATAGCGGCGGCTACCGGCAAGCGGCAAACTTTCTCGCCCAGCAAGGCTACGTTTGCGTTTCGCTCGACCTGCCTTGCCACGGAAAGCAGCGTCGTCCGGGCGAAGCTGCGGAGATCAAGGGCTGGCGGCAGCGCGCCGACGCGGGCGAGAATTTCATGGACGAATTCACAGCACAAGCCTCGCGCGTCCTCGACTACCTAATCGAAGAGCAATACGCCGATCCTGCACGGGTCGCCGCCTGCGGAACCTCGCGCGGCGGTTTTTCGGCCTGCCATTTCGCGATTGCGGATCCGCGGGTGAAATGCGTTGCTACGTACATTCCGGTGGCTGATTTGCGCTCCCTTAGGGAGTTTCAGGGGGCCAACAACGCCCCGCTGCTCGCCTCGCTGTCGCTGATCGAGTGCGCGGACAAGTTGGCGAACCGCGGAGTTTGGATCTCCATCGGCGATCGGGACGAGCGGGTGAGCACCGACCGGGCGATTGAGTTGGCGCGAGCGCTCTCGGCGGCGGCCAACGGGCCGTCTCGCAACATCGAACTGCACGTCTCCTCAACTGAGGGGCACTCTACGCCGCCCGACGCGCCGCGGGCCTCGGCCGTTTGGATCGACGGCATTCTTGCCGGAAAGTAG
- a CDS encoding efflux RND transporter periplasmic adaptor subunit yields the protein MKLSPYYAVSLGLIVALSGCHEPEHHHEEAHKIVVTSPLVKDVTTTQSYVCQIRSRRHIEVRALEGGYLQEIKVKEGQSVKEGDLMFKILPTLYQAKLDAEIAEADLAQIEFNNAKKLYEQHVVSPQEVALAQAKLDKAKAQVQLAQAELNFTDVKAPFDGIVDRLHEQQGSLIEERDILTTLSDNAVMWVYFNVPEARYLEYKSEVAEGTAPAQVELMLANGQQFHEPGVIGAIEADFNNTTGNIAFRADFPNPTGVLRYGQTGTILLKRVEKDAVVIPQRATFEILAKRYAYIVGDDGVVHQREIEVKNEMEDIYVMKEGINPGDKIVLEGIRQVRDGEKVEFEFIPPEEALSHLKFKAE from the coding sequence ATGAAGTTGTCTCCCTACTACGCCGTTAGCCTGGGGCTGATTGTCGCCCTGTCGGGCTGTCATGAGCCGGAGCACCATCACGAAGAAGCTCACAAAATCGTCGTGACGAGCCCGCTGGTGAAGGACGTGACGACGACGCAGAGCTACGTCTGCCAGATTCGCTCGCGTCGGCACATCGAAGTTCGGGCCCTTGAGGGCGGTTACCTTCAAGAGATCAAGGTCAAAGAAGGTCAGTCGGTGAAAGAGGGAGACTTGATGTTCAAGATTCTCCCGACGCTGTATCAGGCGAAGCTCGACGCCGAGATCGCCGAGGCGGACCTCGCGCAAATTGAATTCAACAACGCCAAGAAGCTCTACGAGCAGCACGTCGTCTCGCCGCAGGAAGTGGCGCTGGCGCAGGCAAAGCTCGACAAAGCAAAGGCTCAGGTGCAGTTGGCTCAAGCCGAGCTCAACTTCACCGACGTGAAAGCACCGTTCGACGGCATCGTCGATCGTCTGCACGAACAACAAGGCAGCCTGATCGAAGAGCGAGACATTCTTACGACGCTGTCCGACAACGCCGTGATGTGGGTCTACTTCAACGTCCCCGAGGCGCGGTACCTCGAGTACAAATCCGAAGTAGCTGAAGGGACCGCGCCAGCGCAGGTCGAGTTGATGTTGGCGAACGGCCAGCAGTTTCACGAACCGGGCGTCATCGGCGCCATCGAGGCCGACTTCAACAACACGACCGGCAACATTGCCTTCCGAGCTGACTTCCCGAACCCGACCGGCGTTCTACGGTACGGCCAAACGGGAACCATTTTGCTTAAGCGCGTCGAGAAGGACGCAGTCGTGATTCCGCAACGGGCGACGTTCGAGATTCTCGCCAAGCGCTACGCTTATATCGTCGGAGACGACGGCGTCGTGCATCAGCGCGAGATCGAAGTGAAGAACGAGATGGAGGACATCTACGTCATGAAAGAGGGTATTAACCCGGGCGACAAGATCGTTCTCGAGGGAATTCGGCAGGTTCGCGACGGCGAAAAAGTGGAGTTCGAATTCATTCCCCCGGAAGAAGCTCTCTCTCATCTGAAGTTTAAGGCAGAATAG